Proteins encoded within one genomic window of Vulgatibacter sp.:
- a CDS encoding DUF4215 domain-containing protein, translated as MGGTGGVGGTGGTGGTGGDGGAGGSGGTGGTGGVGGTGGTGGTGGVGGTGGTGGSGGAGGSGGAGGSGGSAAVCGDGVIEGTEECDGAAIDTTCTDLGFSGGTTSCTETCTIDSSACLPAEDCATAGDEDGDGDADCADSDCIGDFHCPDCGDGILQRGEACDGSIPVGSSCGDHGFNSGELGCAADCSLDTSACYNVELCDVAGDEDGDGSFDCDDSDCFQQPPCPVCGNGTIEAGETCDDGNTTAGDGCDAVCAIEFTALPTVGSPLALTGSVTTTDPLHSRTTSSCAVRVGQQHFDIFHLVNNGTAPVEIDVYASWGLDDGFLLASSVPYDPANAPASCLDANDDWNGIEDSQIEGLVVPAGGTLALVATTYDDAPAGVGSYTLTVTAVSTCGDAIVGGSEACDDGNAAAGDGCLADCTVEPGWACDATGCRQITCGDGNREGTEQCDDGNTVDGDGCSSTCTVEGDTCANAVNLNNLYVAADDAWVWTSTTAGLANDYDSVCTAGYTNEPDGVASFTAPTAGRYFVNYVTNFDAVLYIWDSACGQGSTELLCEDDPEYGFVNLTANQTIYLVADGYGSSVGSDSGDFTLLAVAVVCGDGRVTGDEYCDDGNTTSGDGCDAACAVVETGYVCPELGGACRAITCGDGLVDAPETCDDSNSTAGDGCSSTCATETGYACPSTGGACHAIVCGDGILDAGEGCDDGNTTSGDGCSSTCVPEGATAESEPNDTLTTANTFTFGSVGTGAVDPWDEYDYWSFQATGGTTYTFYTTTDLTGGCGTTAADDTYLAIYDSSGNYLVDADDGYGTSYCSEITWTAPSTGTYYIEVTTSWVFFAPVPTYYLWVQ; from the coding sequence GTGGGCGGCACGGGTGGAGTCGGTGGCACGGGCGGAACGGGTGGCACCGGTGGTGACGGTGGCGCCGGCGGTTCCGGGGGAACGGGTGGCACCGGCGGCGTCGGCGGTACCGGCGGCACCGGTGGCACGGGCGGCGTTGGCGGTACCGGTGGCACGGGTGGTAGCGGCGGCGCTGGTGGATCCGGCGGCGCCGGCGGCAGCGGCGGGAGCGCTGCGGTCTGCGGCGACGGGGTGATCGAAGGCACCGAGGAATGCGACGGCGCCGCGATCGACACCACCTGCACCGACCTGGGCTTCTCCGGCGGCACCACGAGCTGCACCGAGACCTGCACGATCGACAGCAGCGCCTGCCTCCCGGCGGAAGACTGCGCCACCGCAGGCGACGAGGACGGCGACGGCGACGCTGACTGTGCCGACAGCGACTGCATCGGCGACTTCCACTGTCCGGACTGCGGCGACGGGATCCTCCAGCGGGGTGAGGCCTGCGACGGCAGCATCCCGGTGGGCTCCAGCTGCGGCGACCACGGCTTCAACAGCGGCGAGCTCGGCTGCGCCGCCGACTGCTCCCTCGACACCAGCGCCTGCTACAACGTCGAGCTCTGCGACGTCGCCGGCGACGAGGACGGCGACGGCTCCTTCGACTGCGACGACAGCGACTGCTTCCAGCAGCCGCCCTGCCCCGTCTGCGGCAACGGCACCATCGAAGCCGGCGAGACCTGCGACGACGGCAACACCACCGCAGGCGACGGCTGCGACGCTGTCTGCGCCATCGAGTTCACCGCGCTGCCCACGGTCGGCTCGCCGCTGGCGCTCACCGGCAGCGTCACCACCACCGACCCGCTCCACTCGCGCACGACCAGCAGCTGCGCCGTTCGCGTGGGACAGCAGCACTTCGACATCTTCCACCTCGTCAACAACGGCACCGCGCCTGTCGAGATCGACGTCTACGCGTCGTGGGGCCTGGACGACGGCTTCCTCCTCGCCAGCAGCGTCCCCTACGATCCGGCCAACGCCCCCGCGAGCTGCCTCGACGCCAACGACGACTGGAACGGCATCGAGGACAGCCAGATCGAAGGCCTGGTCGTTCCCGCCGGCGGCACCCTCGCGCTCGTGGCCACCACCTACGACGACGCCCCAGCGGGCGTCGGCTCGTACACGCTCACCGTCACCGCCGTCTCCACCTGCGGCGATGCGATCGTGGGTGGCAGCGAAGCCTGCGACGACGGCAACGCCGCCGCCGGCGACGGCTGCCTCGCCGACTGCACCGTGGAGCCGGGCTGGGCCTGCGACGCGACGGGCTGCCGCCAAATCACCTGCGGCGACGGCAACCGCGAGGGGACCGAGCAGTGCGACGACGGCAACACGGTGGACGGCGACGGCTGCAGCAGCACCTGCACCGTCGAGGGCGACACCTGCGCCAACGCGGTCAACCTGAACAACCTCTACGTCGCCGCCGACGACGCGTGGGTCTGGACCTCCACCACCGCGGGCCTCGCCAACGACTACGACTCGGTCTGCACCGCCGGCTACACCAACGAGCCCGACGGCGTCGCCTCGTTCACCGCCCCCACCGCCGGCCGCTACTTCGTGAACTACGTCACCAACTTCGACGCGGTCCTCTACATCTGGGACAGCGCCTGCGGCCAGGGATCGACCGAACTCCTCTGCGAGGACGACCCGGAGTACGGCTTCGTCAACCTCACCGCCAACCAGACCATCTACCTGGTGGCCGACGGCTACGGCAGCAGCGTCGGCTCCGACAGCGGCGACTTCACCCTCCTCGCGGTGGCGGTCGTCTGCGGCGACGGCAGGGTCACCGGCGACGAGTACTGCGACGACGGGAACACCACCTCCGGCGACGGCTGCGACGCAGCCTGCGCCGTGGTCGAGACCGGCTACGTCTGCCCGGAGCTCGGCGGCGCCTGCCGCGCAATCACCTGCGGCGACGGCCTCGTCGACGCACCCGAGACCTGCGACGACTCGAACAGCACCGCAGGCGACGGCTGCTCGTCCACCTGCGCCACCGAGACCGGCTACGCCTGCCCGTCCACCGGCGGCGCCTGCCACGCGATCGTCTGCGGCGACGGCATCCTCGACGCCGGCGAGGGCTGCGACGACGGCAACACCACCTCGGGCGACGGCTGCAGCTCCACCTGCGTGCCTGAAGGCGCGACGGCGGAGTCCGAGCCCAACGACACGCTCACCACCGCCAACACCTTCACCTTCGGCTCGGTGGGCACCGGCGCCGTCGATCCCTGGGACGAGTACGACTACTGGTCCTTCCAGGCGACCGGCGGGACGACCTACACCTTCTACACGACCACCGATCTGACCGGCGGCTGCGGCACCACCGCGGCCGACGACACCTACCTGGCGATCTACGATTCGTCGGGCAACTACCTCGTCGACGCGGACGATGGCTACGGGACGAGCTACTGCTCGGAGATCACCTGGACCGCGCCGTCGACCGGCACCTACTACATCGAGGTGACGACCTCGTGGGTCTTCTTCGCGCCGGTGCCGACCTACTACCTCTGGGTGCAGTGA
- a CDS encoding MqnA/MqnD/SBP family protein codes for MRTLTLAYSDDADDAAMFLAMQRGEITLPGIRFEHVRSDIATLNALAEKGGADVCAVSVAHVPRVADRYDLLPHGGSVGRGYGPVVVAPSPDAPLRRVGVPGLSTTAAAVLRLAAPEAELVPMIGASLADTLGAFAQGAIDAAVLVHEGRLVYQQAGLHLLLDLGVFWEKETGLPLPLGANVIKRDLGPELVAQLTEAIGRSIQWAVENRELVLDELAPHGQERGLDRKGLAHYLDLYANDDTVGYDETCQHAIRELLARIH; via the coding sequence ATGCGCACGCTCACCCTCGCCTATTCCGACGACGCCGACGACGCGGCGATGTTCCTCGCCATGCAGCGCGGGGAGATCACGCTGCCGGGGATCCGCTTCGAGCACGTGCGCTCGGACATCGCCACGCTCAACGCCCTGGCGGAGAAGGGCGGGGCGGACGTCTGCGCGGTGAGCGTGGCCCACGTGCCCCGCGTCGCCGATCGCTACGACCTGCTGCCCCACGGCGGCAGCGTGGGCCGCGGCTACGGGCCGGTGGTGGTGGCGCCCAGCCCCGACGCGCCGCTGCGCCGCGTGGGCGTCCCCGGCCTCTCCACCACCGCCGCTGCGGTGCTCCGGCTTGCAGCGCCGGAGGCGGAGCTGGTGCCGATGATCGGCGCCTCGCTCGCCGACACCCTGGGCGCTTTCGCGCAGGGCGCAATCGACGCCGCGGTGCTGGTGCACGAGGGCCGCCTCGTCTACCAGCAGGCCGGCCTGCACCTGCTGCTGGATCTCGGCGTCTTCTGGGAGAAGGAGACGGGGCTGCCGCTGCCGCTGGGCGCCAACGTGATCAAGCGCGACCTCGGCCCCGAGCTCGTCGCGCAGCTCACCGAGGCGATCGGCCGCTCGATCCAGTGGGCGGTGGAGAACCGGGAGCTGGTCCTCGACGAGCTCGCGCCGCATGGGCAGGAGCGCGGCCTCGATCGCAAGGGGCTCGCCCACTACCTCGACCTCTACGCGAACGACGACACGGTGGGCTACGACGAGACCTGCCAGCACGCGATCCGGGAGCTGCTCGCCCGGATCCACTGA
- the aroF gene encoding 3-deoxy-7-phosphoheptulonate synthase, whose protein sequence is MILLLKREAPEGADRELLRAAARLGVPGRVLSGSWGRQAVELEEPVAGRALRLLTASPFVEETLGVASAHPLADAEDEGVVRPVEVGGVLFGGDALVLAAGPCAVETEEQVEQAALAAVRAGAKILRGGAYKPRTRPSDFQGHGIPALRWLRDAADRHDLLVVTEALDERSCGAVAEWADIVQIGARTMQATALLKVAAKCGRPVLLKRALSATVEEWLSAAEYLLDGGAPGVILCERGSRSFETATRFSLDVGVIAAARLRTHLPILADPSHPAGRRALVGPLARASIAAGADGLLVEAHPDPSCARCDGPQALLLEDLLPLAQEMAAVGGAVGRTFAVPRAARAAAGV, encoded by the coding sequence TTGATCCTGCTGCTGAAGAGAGAGGCGCCGGAAGGCGCGGATCGCGAGCTCCTCCGCGCTGCGGCGCGCCTCGGCGTGCCCGGCCGCGTGCTGTCGGGAAGCTGGGGCCGCCAGGCGGTGGAGCTCGAGGAGCCGGTCGCCGGCCGCGCGCTGCGCCTGCTCACCGCCTCGCCCTTCGTGGAGGAGACCCTGGGCGTCGCCTCCGCCCACCCGCTGGCCGATGCCGAAGACGAAGGCGTCGTCCGGCCGGTGGAGGTCGGCGGCGTGCTCTTCGGCGGCGACGCGCTCGTGCTCGCCGCCGGTCCCTGCGCGGTGGAGACCGAGGAGCAGGTGGAGCAGGCGGCGTTGGCCGCGGTTCGCGCCGGCGCGAAGATCCTCCGCGGCGGCGCGTACAAGCCCCGCACCCGCCCCAGCGATTTCCAGGGCCACGGCATCCCGGCGCTGCGCTGGCTCCGCGACGCGGCGGATCGGCACGATCTGCTGGTGGTGACCGAGGCCCTCGACGAGCGCTCCTGCGGCGCGGTGGCCGAGTGGGCCGACATCGTCCAGATCGGCGCCCGCACCATGCAGGCCACCGCGCTCCTCAAGGTGGCGGCGAAGTGCGGCAGGCCGGTGCTGCTCAAGCGCGCCCTCTCCGCCACGGTGGAGGAGTGGCTCTCCGCAGCCGAATACCTCCTCGACGGCGGCGCGCCCGGCGTGATCCTCTGCGAGCGCGGCAGCCGCTCCTTCGAGACCGCCACCCGCTTCAGCCTCGACGTCGGCGTGATCGCCGCCGCCAGGCTGCGCACCCACCTGCCCATCCTTGCCGATCCCTCGCATCCCGCGGGCCGCCGCGCGCTGGTGGGGCCGCTCGCCCGCGCCTCCATCGCCGCAGGCGCCGACGGCCTGCTGGTGGAGGCGCACCCCGATCCCTCCTGCGCCCGCTGCGACGGACCGCAGGCGCTCCTCCTCGAGGACCTGCTGCCGCTGGCGCAGGAGATGGCCGCGGTGGGTGGCGCCGTGGGCAGGACCTTCGCCGTGCCGCGCGCCGCCCGCGCCGCAGCAGGCGTCTGA
- a CDS encoding UbiA-like polyprenyltransferase: MTAVAIQLARLVRVSHTIFSVPFALAAAAVAWVDHPLSWPQALLILGCLTTARTAAMAYNRVSDAALDAKNPRTQSREIPKGAVSMKAAWALTITSGLGFLAFAVALSPLCGALSLVALPLALGYSKAKRFTWLCHFWLGLVLALAPIGAWVAITGSFDAFPLVLGAGVVCWIGGFDITYGLADLEFDRKEGLHSFPVRWGPQVTIATSRVLHVLAPLLFLAAGLVAGRGMAYVAGVVACAIALLAGQIATARGAKGDAVLTANGWAALLFGVAAVVDVFVVGGGI, encoded by the coding sequence ATGACCGCCGTCGCGATCCAGCTGGCGCGCCTGGTCCGCGTCTCGCACACAATCTTCTCGGTGCCCTTCGCGCTCGCCGCTGCTGCTGTGGCGTGGGTCGACCACCCGCTCAGTTGGCCCCAGGCGCTGCTCATCCTCGGCTGCCTCACCACCGCGCGCACCGCGGCGATGGCCTACAACCGCGTCTCCGACGCTGCCCTCGACGCGAAGAATCCGCGCACGCAGTCCCGCGAGATCCCCAAGGGTGCCGTGAGCATGAAGGCCGCCTGGGCGCTGACCATCACCAGCGGCCTCGGCTTCCTTGCCTTCGCGGTGGCGCTCTCGCCTCTCTGCGGCGCGCTCTCGCTGGTGGCCCTGCCGCTGGCGCTCGGCTACAGCAAGGCCAAGCGCTTCACCTGGCTCTGCCACTTCTGGCTCGGCCTGGTGCTGGCGCTGGCGCCGATCGGCGCCTGGGTGGCGATCACCGGATCCTTCGACGCCTTCCCCCTCGTCCTGGGCGCCGGCGTCGTCTGCTGGATCGGCGGCTTCGACATCACCTACGGCCTCGCCGATCTCGAATTCGACCGGAAGGAAGGGCTCCACTCCTTCCCGGTGCGCTGGGGGCCGCAGGTCACCATCGCCACCTCGCGGGTGCTCCACGTGCTGGCTCCGCTGCTCTTCCTCGCCGCCGGGCTTGTCGCTGGGCGCGGGATGGCCTATGTCGCCGGCGTCGTGGCCTGCGCCATCGCGCTGCTCGCCGGGCAGATCGCGACGGCGCGCGGCGCGAAGGGCGACGCGGTGCTGACGGCCAACGGCTGGGCGGCGCTGCTCTTCGGTGTGGCGGCGGTGGTGGACGTTTTCGTCGTGGGAGGCGGGATTTGA
- a CDS encoding amidohydrolase family protein has product MNAVRLEIADAVWSPQTGLLEPAGGAAAALDVRGEAVAFGPAREIEQRFSGLPRKAGQGVLLPGLVDCHAHLECAALASKVPGGDGLGPWVSRLVQTRMPMTKGDLEAEALRAAKEMRALGTVAVADVCTLLATAPILGEAGLMGLSLLEVVGANEPAIAAALQDARLRSTTPCAAPEVIPVLVPHSAYGTMPGAFAQLKGQGGVRSVHAAEHEDENAWLERGEGPFAPFLLSKGAVPPRQRPLPFLDSLGALGSATLLVHLVTASDAELRMAADRGATAVLCPRSNLHIGGRLPDLRAIRAAGIPYVLGTDSLASTPDHDLLGEVAVLAEDFPDVPADELLEAATTRGAQVLGLTRHPWVRVARSRLGFLVPRTGAEA; this is encoded by the coding sequence ATGAACGCCGTACGCCTCGAAATCGCCGACGCGGTCTGGTCTCCGCAGACCGGACTCCTCGAGCCCGCAGGCGGCGCCGCCGCAGCGCTCGACGTGCGCGGCGAGGCGGTGGCGTTCGGCCCGGCGCGGGAGATCGAGCAGCGCTTCTCCGGCCTGCCGCGCAAGGCGGGGCAGGGCGTGCTCCTGCCCGGGCTCGTCGACTGCCACGCGCACCTCGAGTGCGCGGCGCTGGCCAGCAAGGTCCCCGGCGGCGACGGCCTCGGCCCCTGGGTCTCCCGGCTGGTCCAGACGCGGATGCCGATGACGAAGGGGGATCTCGAGGCGGAGGCGCTCCGCGCCGCCAAGGAGATGCGCGCCCTCGGCACGGTGGCGGTCGCCGACGTGTGCACGCTGCTCGCCACCGCGCCGATCCTGGGCGAGGCGGGGCTGATGGGACTCTCGCTCCTCGAGGTGGTGGGGGCGAACGAGCCCGCCATCGCCGCCGCCCTGCAGGATGCGCGGCTCCGCTCCACCACCCCCTGCGCCGCCCCGGAAGTCATCCCGGTGCTGGTGCCGCACTCCGCCTACGGCACGATGCCCGGCGCCTTCGCCCAGCTCAAAGGGCAGGGCGGGGTGCGCTCGGTGCACGCCGCCGAGCACGAGGACGAGAACGCCTGGCTGGAGCGGGGCGAGGGCCCCTTCGCGCCCTTCCTCCTCTCCAAGGGCGCGGTGCCGCCGCGGCAGCGTCCGCTCCCCTTCCTCGATTCCCTCGGCGCGCTGGGCAGCGCGACCCTCCTCGTCCACCTGGTCACCGCCAGCGACGCGGAGCTGCGCATGGCAGCGGATCGCGGCGCCACCGCGGTGCTCTGCCCGCGAAGCAACCTCCACATCGGCGGCCGCCTGCCGGATCTGCGCGCCATCCGCGCCGCCGGGATCCCTTACGTCCTCGGCACCGACTCCCTCGCCTCCACGCCCGACCACGATCTCCTCGGCGAGGTGGCGGTGCTGGCGGAGGACTTCCCGGACGTGCCCGCCGACGAGCTCCTCGAGGCGGCGACCACCCGCGGCGCGCAGGTCCTTGGCCTCACCCGCCACCCCTGGGTCCGCGTCGCGCGCAGCCGCCTGGGCTTCCTCGTCCCCCGCACCGGAGCCGAGGCATGA
- the mqnC gene encoding cyclic dehypoxanthinyl futalosine synthase has translation MNQPVRIAASSYLNSRPLLYGLGRGGARERIHIEHAPPSECARRLAEGEADIGLLPVAAIAQLGLYALPVGCVSARGPVESILLVGNTPLDQWKTICLDRSSRSSATLARVLMEARGRKEMRYEVRDPGACVQSVGDETGALLIGDLALEVAERFAYRYDLGEMWNSWTGLPLVTALWATREPIVDPLVLADLQEALEAGKAAFPQLALAHAVERGEADPAPYLRYLKDSLAFDLGRREREGLTEYLRKANAIGLLPPEIQFAAPAPNRPQPRTGLDAVLSRAAQGKRISAAEAARLLEDAPIAELGAAADERRRQLHPDGRVTYIVERNINYTNVCTTACRFCAFFRAPGRNGGYVLSWDEIGEKCQRLKDAGGVQVLLQGGINPELRLPYYEELVRFIKGFGLRLNGFSPEEIHCLAELEKTSVERVLVALKEAGLDSVPGGGAEVLVDRVRSRIARKKATSAQWLEVMRIAQRNGMRCSATLMYGVGETYYERALHLAKLRELQDETGGFTAFICWPYQDGGLKLRGDQEGAGEYLRTLAVSRLVLDNFANLQASWPTMGPAVGQAALHHGANDFGQVMMEENVVSAAGSVFAMDSAGIERHIRDAGFTPMRRDGLYRLLDEAAA, from the coding sequence GTGAACCAGCCGGTGCGCATCGCCGCTTCGAGCTACCTCAACTCCCGGCCGCTCCTCTACGGCCTGGGGCGGGGTGGGGCGCGGGAGCGGATCCACATCGAGCACGCGCCGCCGTCGGAGTGCGCCCGCCGCCTCGCGGAAGGGGAGGCGGACATCGGCCTGCTGCCGGTGGCTGCCATCGCGCAGCTCGGCCTCTACGCGCTGCCGGTGGGCTGCGTCTCGGCCCGCGGCCCGGTGGAGAGCATCCTCCTCGTCGGCAACACGCCGCTGGATCAGTGGAAGACCATCTGCCTCGACCGCTCGAGCCGGAGCTCGGCGACGCTGGCCCGCGTGCTGATGGAGGCCCGCGGCCGCAAGGAGATGCGCTACGAGGTCCGCGATCCCGGCGCCTGCGTGCAGAGCGTCGGCGACGAGACCGGCGCGCTCCTCATCGGCGACCTCGCCCTCGAGGTGGCGGAGCGCTTCGCCTACCGCTACGACCTCGGCGAGATGTGGAACAGCTGGACCGGCCTGCCGCTGGTGACGGCGCTCTGGGCGACCCGCGAACCCATCGTCGATCCGCTGGTCCTCGCCGATCTCCAGGAGGCGCTGGAGGCGGGCAAGGCCGCCTTCCCGCAGCTGGCCCTCGCCCACGCGGTGGAGCGGGGCGAGGCGGATCCCGCGCCCTACCTGCGCTACCTCAAGGATTCGCTCGCCTTCGACCTCGGCCGCCGCGAGCGCGAGGGGCTCACCGAATACCTGCGCAAGGCGAACGCCATTGGCCTGCTGCCGCCGGAGATCCAGTTCGCGGCGCCGGCGCCGAACCGCCCCCAGCCGCGCACCGGCTTGGACGCGGTCCTGAGCCGCGCCGCCCAGGGCAAGCGCATCTCCGCGGCGGAGGCAGCGCGCCTCCTCGAGGACGCGCCGATCGCAGAGCTCGGCGCCGCCGCCGACGAGCGCCGCCGCCAGCTCCACCCGGACGGCCGCGTCACCTACATCGTCGAGCGCAACATCAACTACACCAACGTCTGCACCACCGCGTGCCGCTTCTGCGCCTTCTTCCGGGCGCCGGGGCGCAACGGCGGCTACGTGCTCTCGTGGGACGAAATCGGCGAGAAGTGCCAGCGCCTCAAAGACGCGGGCGGCGTGCAGGTGCTCCTGCAGGGCGGCATCAACCCCGAGCTGCGGCTGCCCTACTACGAGGAGCTGGTCCGCTTCATCAAGGGATTCGGCCTTCGCTTGAATGGATTCTCTCCGGAGGAGATCCACTGTCTGGCGGAGCTCGAGAAGACGAGCGTCGAGCGCGTCCTCGTGGCCCTGAAAGAGGCCGGCCTCGACTCGGTTCCCGGCGGCGGCGCCGAGGTGCTGGTCGACCGCGTGCGCTCCCGGATCGCCCGCAAGAAGGCCACCTCCGCCCAGTGGCTCGAGGTGATGCGCATCGCCCAGCGCAACGGCATGCGCTGCTCGGCCACGCTGATGTACGGCGTCGGCGAGACGTATTACGAGCGGGCGCTCCACCTGGCCAAGCTCCGCGAGCTGCAGGACGAGACGGGCGGCTTCACCGCCTTCATCTGCTGGCCCTACCAGGACGGCGGGCTCAAGCTCCGCGGCGATCAGGAAGGCGCCGGCGAGTACCTGCGCACGCTGGCGGTTTCGCGCCTCGTGCTCGACAACTTCGCCAACCTCCAGGCCTCGTGGCCGACGATGGGCCCCGCGGTGGGCCAGGCGGCGCTGCACCACGGCGCCAACGACTTCGGCCAGGTGATGATGGAGGAGAACGTCGTCTCCGCAGCGGGCTCGGTCTTCGCCATGGACTCGGCGGGGATCGAGCGCCACATCCGCGACGCGGGCTTCACGCCTATGCGCCGCGACGGCCTCTACCGGCTCCTCGACGAGGCCGCCGCCTAG